A stretch of Astyanax mexicanus isolate ESR-SI-001 chromosome 21, AstMex3_surface, whole genome shotgun sequence DNA encodes these proteins:
- the LOC125785759 gene encoding fibrous sheath CABYR-binding protein-like, translating to MVQMLKALIVPGVLAVAGCCWWWYSSRKKTPGTSQDSEEKEDELSSSSGEEQCAQSETRAPLSSSEELPLQDSVEDSQPDGQCAQSSPEELPLQASVDDSQPAWSSEGKRLLEEPITTIEDPQAEDTPVTAVELPELSVVDDLSSSIEDRQCAQSETGSISLPISTAAPVSSPEELPLQDSVDDSQPAWSSEGKRLLEEPVIHKDIPASFLGRRTQPRVLSTSVTVKPFFTRDKKYENTRESLSQVAWDTVMDDWY from the exons ATGGTGCAGATGCTGAAAGCGTTAATCGTTCCGGGTGTGCTGGCCGTCGccggctgctgctggtggtggtataGCTCCCGGAAGAAAACTCCAGGTACCAGCCAGGACAgtgaggagaaggaggatgagCTTTCTTCCTCTAGTGGAGAAGAGCAGTGTGCTCAGTCTGAGACTAGAGCACCTCTCTCAAGCTCAGAGGAGCTCCCCCTTCAGGACAGTGTGGAAGACAGCCAGCCAG aTGGACAGTGTGCTCAGTCAAGCCCAGAGGAGCTCCCCCTGCAGGCCAGTGTGGACGACAGTCAGCCAGCCTGGAGCAGTGAGGGGAAAAGGCTGCTTGAGGAGCCAATCACCACAATAGAGGATCCTCAGGCTGAAGACACTCCAGTGACTGCTGTAGAGCTTCCAGAGCTGAGTGTCGTAGATGACCTGTCTTCCTCTATTGAAGATAGACAGTGTGCTCAGTCTGAGACTGGGAGTATTTCACTTCCCATCTCGACTGCAGCACCTGTCTCAAGCCCAGAGGAGCTCCCCCTTCAGGACAGTGTGGACGACAGTCAGCCAGCCTGGAGCAGTGAGGGGAAAAGGCTGCTTGAGGAGCCAGTAATCCACAAAGACATACCAGCCTCCTTTCTGGGACGAAGGACACAACCACGGGTCCTTTCCACCTCCGTGACTGTGAAGCCCTTTTTCACAAGGGATAAAAAGTATGAGAACACAAGGGAGAGCCTTTCCCAGGTGGCATGGGACACAGTAATGGATGATTGGTATTAA